CGAAGCATTTAAAGCCGTAGGATACCAAGTTGAAATAAGGTGGGTGCCATGGAAAAGAGCCTATGAAGAAGCAAGGTTAGGCAAGGTTGATTTCACTTTTGCCTGGTTTAAAACGAAAACCAGGGAAGCAGACTTTTACTATTCTTTACCTCTTTATCCAGTTCAAGAGGTATTCTTTTTCATTAAAGGAAGTCAATTCTCATGGTCTAGCTTCGAAGACCTGAGCTCTTATCGTATTGGTTCTACACTCGGCTACTCACACATTGAAGTGTTAAACAATGCGGGAGTCGAAGTTGAGTTAGCGAAGACTGACACAATCGCACTCCAAAAGCTCTACAACCGTAGAATTGATGCCACACCAATAGATGTTCATGCTGCTTACTACTTACTGTCTCGGCTGCCACAAAAGTATAGAGATGCAATCACTCATAGCGATAAACCAGTATTGGAGAACCATCAGTATGTGCTCGCAAGTAAGAAGCTAGGGGAGCAATCTGAAAGACTTATCGCTCAATTTAATCAAGGTCTTAGCGAAACTCGAAAAAATGGGAGTTATGAAAAAATCTTAGCTAAGTATAAACAACATACTAGAAATACTAATTTATAAGCCCGATCACAATCAATCAGGCATTAAATTAGAACAGTAGGCTGTGTACCAGAGACTGAATACTTAACTGACTAATGATATACATTAGAACGCAATACTCACTCAAGATTTAGCCAATGAGCATAGTCTGTAACATGCAGAGTAGGGCATTCAGTATTCTTTATTGTTAAGAACTGAAAGGTATTTATCCATTGCTTTCAGGATTTTCACAGCCTTTTTTGATAAAGGCTTGTTACTTAACCTAATAACTGACAAGTTAACATCATCTATATCAACAGGCAGCTTCTTTAACTGCCCGGTTTTTACATACTTGTTTGCTAATGCATTTGCAGTTACAGTTGCAGCCTTACCCGTCAAAACAAGTTTTAGCCTCGCGTCTATATTATCCAACTTATAAATGACACAGCCATTTGCGATAATCTTTTTATAGTAGTCATTGTAAAAATTATTTTTAACTGATGGCAAAACCTTAAAGTCTGGAAAAACCCAAGGATACATTATTAGGTTGTCTCCATTTCTTAAAAAGTTGGCTTTAGGGGAAGCTACTGCACTGACTCTAACACTGCTAAATGAATTACATATTATTTTGTCAACACCACCTTCGAATACTGGGTCACTTTCATGGCAAATAATAAAGTCCAACTCACCTTGCATTAAATCACGATACAGCGTAGACGTGTC
This genomic stretch from Vibrio marisflavi CECT 7928 harbors:
- a CDS encoding substrate-binding periplasmic protein; translation: MYSLKLSILLFMICISANSFSQTIVAAIGDYPPYTSKDDPKARLAEEIVTEAFKAVGYQVEIRWVPWKRAYEEARLGKVDFTFAWFKTKTREADFYYSLPLYPVQEVFFFIKGSQFSWSSFEDLSSYRIGSTLGYSHIEVLNNAGVEVELAKTDTIALQKLYNRRIDATPIDVHAAYYLLSRLPQKYRDAITHSDKPVLENHQYVLASKKLGEQSERLIAQFNQGLSETRKNGSYEKILAKYKQHTRNTNL
- a CDS encoding LysR family transcriptional regulator; this translates as MPVKEVLNVENLTHIRYFLSVYDLGSFSKAAKYCNVSQPTISKSIRSLEQSCNLVLFNRDTRSLRPTESAHQLYPKCLEVYFSMKSLSKTIEVIHGGDYGEIKIGFGKLIGSLGSILISKVVSKYQNIKVSVIEADTSTLYRDLMQGELDFIICHESDPVFEGGVDKIICNSFSSVRVSAVASPKANFLRNGDNLIMYPWVFPDFKVLPSVKNNFYNDYYKKIIANGCVIYKLDNIDARLKLVLTGKAATVTANALANKYVKTGQLKKLPVDIDDVNLSVIRLSNKPLSKKAVKILKAMDKYLSVLNNKEY